One Triticum dicoccoides isolate Atlit2015 ecotype Zavitan chromosome 3B, WEW_v2.0, whole genome shotgun sequence genomic window, GCGTCGAGGCTCTGTGTGAGCTCGCCTTCATTTTATTTCAAGACTCTATGACATTGTTGAACCTATTTTATTTAtttaagtggccgtatgcatcgttctgatgcagaggccggggagtcccccttttcaaaaaaaaactaatcaaTTGCTTTGTCCATCAGTACACAAAGTTGTACGCCGACAGATGTGCTGAAGAAGATTTCGAGCACGGACACATGAACAAGGTGATATAACTTGCTCTCAAAAGATACGCATGTATTTTTTTTGTTCAAAAACTTCTAGAAAATTATAAAATGCGCATTTAAATTTTCAGGATCAGAAGATAATAAGATCCAATGTTCTTATTGAGAGGCAGGCATCTGAGGTTTACACCAGGGCAATTTTCAAGTTGTTTTCACTAGAGCTATTTCAGTCGGGATCTTTCCATGTTAAGGGCAATCACGTTGACGGAAAGATTGTCATAGAACATGCTGACGCTGAGAGGAGGCAGCGTTGGTGCAAAGTGGTGTATGAGGTGAATGTTGATAGGGAGAGTGATATGTACTCATGCGAGTGCGGAATGTTCGAGCACTCTGGGTTGCTTTGTCGTCATATCTTGAAGGTAATACAATTATTTTTCTGATGGTGTGCGTTGTTAACGAGTTAGCTGACACAATACTGATCAGTGATTATGATGTGTGTTTAGGTCATGGTGCACGTTGGTGCCCGACAAATTCCTAGTAGATACATTATGAAGAGATGGACAAAAGATGCCAGGGACAATCTTCCAGAACACTTGAAAACTTATCAGAAGGATGTGAGCATGCAAGTGTCGAAGACTTTCAGGCACAACATTATTTATGTTAAAGCATTGGAGATCGTTAAGTTGGCTAACAAGGGTGTTGATCATTTCCAGCATGGGCTGGCCGCCCTTGATACATTGAAAAAGGAATTGGAGTCAATTGAAGTAGTTCAAGAAACAGTTCATGGCACCCGCAGTGCAGTCGCCGTGAATAATAAACCAGATCAACCAAACATCAACCATAAAGATCCTGAGTCTGGAAACCCAACCGTAGTTACCAAGAGATCGGCGCACAATTCAAAGCAAGGTCTTGCTAATGCACAACCGCAAACAGGAGATGAATTCCATGAAACCACGGAATTATTTCCTCCCGAGAAGAAGGCCAGCAAGGGAAGACCAAAAACAAAGCGCTTCAAGGCAGCAGGTGATAGTGCAACCAGAACAAACAAGTGTGCAATATGTGGATCAAAGGACCATTTCACAAGGTCTTGCCCTTGCCACCTGGTGGGTCCAGTTACCTCAAGCGATTTAGAGGAGGACAATTTCAACCAAGAAGAAGAACGTGATGATCAAGATAAGGATGTTGAGGTGGAAGAAACACATGTCAGCATGGGAAGTCAGAGAGGAAGTGGGAGCATGACTGGCAAGACAAACAACCAATCTGCAAAGAGGAGGTGCAAAAACTGTGGGTTGGAAGGGCACTATACTCCTAAGTGTCCAACATATGATGGCCCCAAGAAGCCTCCGAAGGAGGTGACCTGCAAGAAATGCTTCCTTGGCGGTCACTATGCATCGACATGCGGAGGAGAGTCGTCTTACAAGCGTAAGCGCTAGTAATAAAAAATGGCAGGCAAATAACGACTGCCTTATGATCCGTAATGATTAGTTCCATTTCCATGTCGTGAAGGACCTAAATTTGTGGAATTGCTTAATTTTTATTTTGGGGCAGTAGCTCCATCCAGACAATTTAGTTTTAATTCGTGCTATTTGTAATTTGGATCCCATCATGCTTATTTGGATTCGCGTTACTGTTTCTGTTATTTTGCAATTGACACTATATATCTCGCCTACTACTAAGACATATTGTCTGTTTCATTGCATGCCCCTGATGTCGGATGGGCGCGATGAATCATCATCTTGTCCTGTCATCATGATTTGAAACCAGAGTGCTCAAAGAGCTCATTCGGATACTTTGTTTCCCAGGGTTCTACATCTCATATATTTAAGACAACTGATGCCAACCAATTTTCCAGGTGACAAATAGAAAATACAGTCATCAAAGAACTGGCCAGTCATACAATCTCTGATTTCTTCTTAAGGTCTAATTCCAAGTTAACATTGTGTACCTTCATAAGTCTGATGGCAAACTCGGCGAGGTTTATTCCGATTCAAATTCAGAACCTACACGGAAGAACATACGGCGAGCTTCCTGTATTCTGTTTGAGCTGTGTGAAGTTTGGCACTTGGCTCTATGTATAGCACGAGACTTTATTGTAGATGGCTTGGTACAACTAGCTTAATGGTTTTGCTCGGTGCTTTAGTTGCAGCTCTAACACGTACAAAGATAACTTGTACCAAACTTTGAGATTGGGAAGTTCACAACCTGCAGACTAGTCTGTCAACAAGCGCATCGATGTCAACGTTAAAAAATGGCAAGCTGATAAGAAGCATACCGGCATGTCAGAAAGTTCACATGGGCCTGAATTTGCAGAACTTTTTGGCATCATCCCAAAGAGGCAATACCAGAAGCAGCAGGACAGCCTGCCAGAAAGCAAAGTAAACATGCATAGTTTCACCAAAATAGCAATGTGATGGTACTGTCAATTTGGAAAGCAAAAGCAAAGGTATCCATTCATAACATGGAACCTTTAGAGCATGGCCTGAAGCCTATATAGAAAGAAGCCACTGTACCAGCCACATATAGATTGCATATTCGCTAAATGAGGGAAAAAGAACCTTTTTCACTTTTAGGAGCGAATCTCAAAGCACTTGAAGGGTGCCGATTCAGGTGACGCCATTGTCACAACTCACCAAAACCACGTTCTATATgtagttttgtatgttgtatgtagtatccgtCAAAATCAAgattatgtacgtgtagtatgtagtatataacaatgattaggtagtatatatattaATTTttaggtagcatatatcatgttttgagtatgctcttttttacatacaaatatgtatgtatttcacaaatataataaaaaactatgggctcatatgtaattttttcatgtaacttgctttgaaatatcttagatatagtatacgaatatatttaaaataataaagtaatatatatagtaccacatgatagtatatgagacatgttggGTAACTACCccggggtggtaggatggattttccataNNNNNNNNNNNNNNNNNNNNNNNNNNNNNNNNNNNNNNNNNNNNNNNNNNNNNNNNNNNNNNNNNNNNNNNNNNNNNNNNNNNNNNNNNNNNNNNNNNNNNNNNNNNNNNNNNNNNNNNNNNNNNNNNNNNNNNNNNNNNNNNNNNNNNNNNNNNNNNNNNNNNNNNNNNNNNNNNNNNNNNNNNNNNNNNNNNNNNNNNNNNNNNNNNNNNNNNNNNNNNNNNNNNNNNNNNNNNNNNNNNNNNNNNNNNNNNNNNNNNNNNNNNNNNNNNNNNNNNNNNNNNNNNNNNNNNNNNNNNNNNNNNNNNNNNNNNNNNNNNNNNNNNNNNNNNNNNNNNNNNNNNNNNNNNNNNNNNNNNNNNNNNNNNNNNNNNNNNNNNNNNNNNNNNNNNNNNNNNNNNNNNNNNNNNNNNNNNNNNNNNNNNNNNNNNNNNNNNNNNNNNNNNNNNNNNNNNNNNNNNNNNNNNNNNNNNNNNNNNNNNNNNNNNNNNNNNNNNNNNNNNNNNNNNNNNNNNNNNNNNNNNNNNNNNNNNNNNNNNNNNNNNNNNNNNNNNNNNNNNNNNNNNNNNNNNNNNNNNNNNNNNNNNNNNNNNNNNNNNNNNNNNNNNNNNNNNNNNNNNNNNNNNNNNNNNNNNNNNNNNNNNNNNNNNNNNNNNNNNNNNNNNNNNNNNNNNNNNNNNNNNNNNNNNNNNNNNNNNNNNNNNNNNNNNNNNNNNNNNNNNNNNNNNNNNNNNNNNCTTCCCCGCGCCGCCACACTCCCCCAGGACCTCCAACCGCCGGATCCGGCCGCGTGCACCGCACCCTCGACGAACCCACCGCCGGCGCGCCCCGCCATGATACCAGCGCCTCCCTGGTGTTGGATCAGGCCCCGTCGTTCCACCAGCGATGGAATCGAGCAGCAGAAGGCCAAATCCGGGCACACTGCGGACCCCCGCGAGCTTGGCTCCCTCGTCGCACCCATACCtccgcctccttcctccttccctGGGTCGGATCCGCCAAAGTCTAGGGGTCCCGCCGACCCTGAACTTCCCTGCAGTCCAGGGGTCCCTCCCCCTGGCCGATCCACCCATTCCAGAGGTGTGGACGTTGTTCCCCTGATGCCGACGAGGATCCCGGCTGAGATCCACGGCCACTGCGCCGCCGTTGGCCTGCCTGACCTCCCTTTGTCACTCCCTGGCCTTCTCCGTCTACACGCCGCCGTTCCCTGAGCAGCAGACGCCGCTGACCCCTCCCGTAGCCATGGATCCCGGTGACCCTTCCTTTCTCCGTGACTCACCGGCACCGCGCCCCTACCTTCATGGACTCGTTGGCACACGGGCCACCCTACCCCAACGCCGCAGCAGCCACTCCTCTGATGGCAACCACCACCCCCGAATGGATCCTCCTCCCTGGTGGTCACCAGCAGAGTGCCACATCTTCCCGACCCCATCTCATTTTTGTGTGCGGTTCGGCAGTGCGTAGATGTACAGTGCGG contains:
- the LOC119280974 gene encoding DNA-binding protein HEXBP-like, with amino-acid sequence MKRWTKDARDNLPEHLKTYQKDVSMQVSKTFRHNIIYVKALEIVKLANKGVDHFQHGLAALDTLKKELESIEVVQETVHGTRSAVAVNNKPDQPNINHKDPESGNPTVVTKRSAHNSKQGLANAQPQTGDEFHETTELFPPEKKASKGRPKTKRFKAAGDSATRTNKCAICGSKDHFTRSCPCHLVGPVTSSDLEEDNFNQEEERDDQDKDVEVEETHVSMGSQRGSGSMTGKTNNQSAKRRCKNCGLEGHYTPKCPTYDGPKKPPKEVTCKKCFLGGHYASTCGGESSYKRKR